A portion of the Phycodurus eques isolate BA_2022a chromosome 3, UOR_Pequ_1.1, whole genome shotgun sequence genome contains these proteins:
- the polb gene encoding DNA polymerase beta, with product MSKRKAPQESLNEGITDFLVELANYEKNVNRAIHKYNAYRKAASTIAKYPQKIKNGEEAKKLDGVGAKIAEKIDEYLQTGTLRKLEKIRNDDTSSSINFLTRVTGIGPAAARKFFEEGVKSLEDLKKMEHKLNHHQQIGLKYFEDFEKRIPRTEMEKMETLILDELTKIDTEYIGTICGSYRRGAASSGDIDILLTHPDFTSQTEKQPKLLHAVVEHLESIGFVTDTLSKGDSKFMGVCQLQHGDEDEEEYLHRRIDIRLIPKDQYYCGVLYFTGSDIFNKSMRTHALEKGFTLNEYTIRPLGVTGVAGEPLLVDSEKDIFEYIQYKYKEPKDRSE from the exons ATGAGCAAGAGAAAAGCCCCACAGGAATCTCTCAACGAGGGAATAACAGACTTTCTTGTGG AGTTGGCCAACTACGAGAAGAACGTCAACAGGGCAATTCACAAGTACAATGCTTACAG gaaaGCAGCCTCTACAATTGCCAAGTACCCTCAAAAGATAAAAAATGGCGAAGAAGCCAAGAAACTG GATGGCGTTGGAGCTAAAATAGCTGAAAAGATAGACGAGTACCTACAGACAGGAACCCTACGGAAACTGGAAAAG ATTCGAAATGACGACACCAGCTCGTCTATCAATTTTCTCACAAGGGTAACTGGAATTGG CCCGGCTGCTGCCAGGAAGTTCTTCGAAGAAGGCGTGAAGAGTCTTGAAG ATTTGAAAAAGATGGAACACAAGCTTAACCATCATCAACAGATTGGGCTCAA GTATTTCGAGGACTTTGAGAAAAGGATTCCACGAACTGAGATGGAAAAGATGGag ACACTTATCCTTGACGAGTTGACAAAGATTGACACCGAATACATTGGAACAATCTGCGGAAGTTACAGAAGAG GTGCTGCATCGAGTGGTGATATTGATATTTTGCTGACCCACCCAGACTTCACCTCTCAGACAGAGAAGCAA CCAAAGCTCCTCCATGCTGTGGTGGAACATTTGGAGTCGATCGGCTTTGTGACTGACACTCTATCCAAAGGGGACTCCAAGTTCATG GGAGTTTGTCAACTGCAACATGGAGATGAAGACGAGGAAGAATACCTTCACAGGCGCATTGATATCAG ATTAATCCCCAAGGACCAGTACTACTGTGGCGTTCTTTATTTCACCGGAAGTGACATCTTCAACAAAAGCATGAGAACTCACGCCTTGGAGAAGGGCTTTACGCTCAATGAATACACCATACGACCACTTGGGGTCACCG GTGTGGCAGGGGAGCCTCTGTTGGTGGATAGTGAAAAAGATATCTTTGAATACATCCAATACAAATACAAGGAGCCGAAGGATCGCAGTGAATAA
- the enkd1 gene encoding enkurin domain-containing protein 1, which produces MCEGPSSICGPIPPDPSLFPQYYKRPTSALGRLEGNKRSTSTLLSGPLAPDAVLHPDCYSARASARRPRISANASHILERGQRGVMRELLKVDYFPDTEITKPKREFDFRKDNIRRLREIQRRCKEVEAERARSAPVKALWTSTKYHNVQSKFMEDIQVTSAAVKPQCQTFLKGHSKNKAPPRPHSTPAPVTSRHSCTPVQDKNLQVKGQSIDFIKYNARAAGKTMQRSQSLTNLRDKPVPSAVIGQVPHYLEERKKQWRKEEEEERRKKLNPSVPAGHALMSDSDRQETLKTLKESHRSLVTELLLLPLKADNLSVRSRRAHLDRRLSEIEEAIKIFSRDKVYVKINS; this is translated from the exons ATGTGCGAGGGGCCTTCATCAATATGTGGACCCATCCCACCAGACCCGTCGCTGTTTCCCCAGTACTACAAAAGACCTACTTCAG CTCTGGGACGTTTAGAGGGAAACAAACGGAGTACGTCGACGCTGCTGTCGGGGCCCCTCGCTCCGGATGCTGTACTGCACCCTGACTGCTACAGCGCTCGCGCCTCAGCGCGACGTCCACGCATCAGCGCCAACGCTTCCCACATTCTGGAGCGAGGGCAGAGAGGCGTCATGAGGGAGCTTCTGAAAGTGGATTATTTTCCTGACACAGAGATAACCAAACCCA AGCGAGAGTTCGACTTTCGTAAAGACAATATCCGGCGGCTTCGGGAAATCCAGAGACGCTGCAAAGAAGTGGAAGCTGAGAGGGCTCGTTCCGCTCCAGTCAAAGCTTTGTGGACTTCAACTAAATACCACAATGTCCAATCCAAATTCATGGAAGACATACAG GTTACCAGTGCAGCCGTGAAACCACAGTGTCAAACCTTTCTAAAGGGTCACTCTAAAAATAAAGCACCACCAAGACCACACTCAACACCCGCCCCTGTGACCTCGCGTCACTCTTGCACGCCGGTACAGGACAAGAATTTGCAA GTAAAAGGCCAGAGCATAGACTTCATCAAGTATAACGCACGGGCTGCGGGAAAGACTATGCAGAGGTCCCAGTCGCTGACAAACCTGCGAGATAAACCAGTGCCCAGCGCTGTCATAGGCCAGGTGCCTCACTA CCTAGAGGAGAGGAAGAAACAGTGGCgtaaagaagaagaggaggagaggaggaagaaaCTTAATCCATCCGTTCCAGCTGGACACGCCTTAATGTCTGACAGTGACAGGCAGGAAACTCTAAAGACGCTCAAAGAGA GCCATCGCTCCCTGGTGACAGAGCTGCTGTTGCTTCCTCTCAAAGCCGACAATCTGAGTGTTCGCTCGCGCCGCGCTCATCTTGATAGAAGACTTTCTGAGATCGAGGAAGccatcaaaatattttccagGGATAAAGTTTATGTCAAAATAAATTCCTAA